In a genomic window of Callithrix jacchus isolate 240 chromosome 22, calJac240_pri, whole genome shotgun sequence:
- the TYK2 gene encoding non-receptor tyrosine-protein kinase TYK2 isoform X17 produces the protein MPLRHRGTAKGGKPVGDGAQPVATMGGLKVLLHWAGPGGGDPWVIFSKSSLTAEEVCIHIAHKLGITPPCFNLFALFDAQAQVWLPPNHILEIPRDAGLMLYFRMRFYFRNWHGMNPQEPAVYRCGPPGAEASSDQTAQGMQLLDPASFEYLFEQGKHEFVNDVASLWELSSEEEIHHFKNESLGMAFLHLCHLALHHGVPLEEVAKKTSFKDCIPHSFRRQIRQHNALTRLRLRNVFRRFLRDFQPGCLSQQMVMVKYLATLERLAPRFGTEHMPVCHLRLLDQAEGEPCYIRDSGEAPTDPGPESAAGPPTHEVLVTGTGGIQWWPVQEEASIRGSGSNLQASLSGKKAKAHKAIAQPADKPREPPRVYFCDFRDITHVVLKERRVSIHRQDNKCLELSLPSRAMALSFVSLVDGYFRLTADSSHYLCHEVAPPRLVMSIQDGIHGPLLEPFVQAKLRTEDGLYLIHWSTSHPYRLILTVAQRSQAPDGTQSLQLRKFPIEQQAGAFILEGWGRSFSSVRELGAALRGCSLKVGDDCFSLRRCCLPQPGETSNLIIMRGALASTRPLNLSQLSFHRVNQKEITQLSHLGQGTRTNVYEGRLRVEGSGGPEEGKMDDEFPPGPSRDCGQELRVVLKVLDPSHHDIALAFYETASLMSQVSHVHLAFVHGVCVRGPENIMVTEYVEHGPLDVWLRRERGCVPMAWKMVVAQQLASALSYLENKNLVHGNVCGRNILLARLGLEEGTSPFIKLSDPGVGLGALSREERVERIPWMAPECLPGGPNSLGTATDKWGFGATLLEICSDGEAPLQSRSPSEKERFYQRQHRLPQPSCPELATLTGQCLTYEPTQRPSFRTILRDLTRLQPYNLADVLTVNLDSPASDPTVFHKRYLKKIRDLGEGHFGKVSLYCYDPTNDGTGEMVAVKALKADCGPQHRSGWKQEIDILRTLYHEHIVKYKGCSEDQGEKSVQLVMEYVPLGSLRDYLPRHSVGLAQLLLFAQQICEVYQLMKNCWEMEASFRPTFQNLIPILKTVHEKYQGQAPSVFSVC, from the exons GTATCACTCCTCCCTGTTTCAATCTCTTCGCCCTCTTTGATGCCCAGGCCCAAGTCTGGTTGCCCCCAAACCACATCCTAGAGATCCCCAGAGACGCAGGCCTGATGCTGTATTTCCGCATGAG GTTTTATTTCCGGAATTGGCATGGCATGAATCCTCAGGAGCCAGCTGTGTACCGCTGTGGGCCCCCAGGAGCTGAGGCATCCTCAGATCAGACAGCACAAGGGATGCAACTCCTGGACCCAGCCTCATTTGAATACCTCTTTGAGCAG GGCAAGCATGAGTTTGTGAATGATGTGGCATCACTGTGGGAGCTGTCGAGCGAGGAGGAGATCCACCACTTTAAGAATGAGAGCCTGGGCATGGCCTTTCTGCACCTCTGTCACCTCGCCCTCCACCATGGCGTCCCCCTGGAGGAGGTGGCCAAGAAGACCAG CTTCAAGGACTGCATCCCGCACTCCTTCCGTCGGCAGATCCGGCAGCACAACGCCCTGACCCGGCTACGCCTTCGGAACGTCTTCCGCAGGTTCCTGCGGGACTTCCAGCCAGGCTGCCTCTCCCAGCAAATGGTCATGGTCAAATACCTGGCCACACTCGAGCGGCTGGCACCCCGCTTTGGCACAGAGCATATGCCCGTGTGCCACCTGAGGCTGCTGGACCAGGCTGAGGGGGAGCCCTGCTACATACGGGACAGTGGGGAGGCCCCTACAGACCCTGGCCCTGAGTCTGCTGCTGGGCCCCCCACCCACGAGGTGCTGGTGACAGGCACTGGTGGCATCCAGTGGTGGCCAGTACAGGAGGAG GCTTCTATCAGGGGCAGCGGCAGCAATCTCCAAGCCAGCCTGTCTGGGAAGAAAGCCAAGGCTCACAAGGCAATCGCCCAGCCGGCGGACAAGCCGAGGGAGCCGCCTCGGGTCTACTTCTGTGACTTCCGGGACATCACCCATGTGGTGCTGAAAGAGCGCCGTGTCAGCATCCACCGGCAGGACAACAAGTGCCTG GAGCTGAGCCTGCCTTCTCGGGCTATGGCGCTGTCCTTCGTGTCACTGGTGGACGGCTATTTCCGCCTGACAGCCGACTCCAGCCACTACCTGTGCCACGAGGTGGCTCCCCCACGGCTGGTGATGAGCATCCAGGACGGGATCCATGGACCCCTGCT GGAGCCATTTGTGCAGGCCAAGCTGCGGACCGAGGATGGCCTGTACCTCATTCACTGGAGCACCAGCCACCCCTATCGCCTGATCCTCACGGTGGCCCAGCGTAGCCAG GCACCAGATGGCACGCAGAGCTTGCAGCTCCGGAAGTTCCCCATTGAGCAGCAGGCTGGGGCCTTCATACTGGAGGGCTGGGGCCGGTCCTTCTCCAGTGTTCGGGAACTTGGGGCTGCTTTGCGGGGCTGCTCACTGAAAGTAGGGGATGACTGCTTCTCTCTGCGTCGCTGTTGCCTGCCCCAACCAGGAG AAACCTCCAACCTCATCATCATGCGGGGGGCTCTGGCCAGCACCAGGCCACTCAACCTCAGCCAGCTCAGCTTCCACCGGGTCAACCAGAAGGAGATCAcccag CTGTCCCACTTGGGTCAGGGTACAAGGACCAATGTGTATGAGGGCCGCCTACgagtggagggcagtgggggCCCTGAGGAGGGCAAGATGGACGACGAGTTCCCCCCCGGGCCCAGCAGGGACTGTGGGCAGGAGCTGCGAGTGGTCCTTAAAGTGCTGGATCCTAGTCACCATGACATTGCCCTG GCCTTCTATGAGACAGCCAGCCTCATGAGCCAGGTCTCCCATGTGCACCTGGCCTTCGTGCATGGCGTCTGTGTGCGCGGCCCTGAAA ATATCATGGTGACAGAGTACGTGGAGCACGGGCCCCTGGACGTGTGGCTGCGGAGGGAGCGGGGCTGTGTGCCCATGGCTTGGAAGATGGTGGTGGCCCAGCAGCTGGCCAGCGCCCTCAGCTACCTG GAGAACAAGAACCTGGTTCACGGTAATGTGTGTGGCCGGAACATCCTGCTGGCACgtctggggctggaggagggcaCCAGCCCCTTCATCAAGCTGAGTGATCCCGGCGTGGGCCTGGGCGCCCTCTCCAGGGAGG AGCGCGTGGAACGGATCCCCTGGATGGCCCCCGAGTGCTTGCCAGGCGGGCCCAATAGCCTAGGCACTGCCACGGACAAGTGGGGCTTTGGTGCCACCCTCCTCGAGATCTGCTCTGATGGAGAGGCCCCCCTTCAGAGTCGCAGCCCCTCCGAG AAAGAGCGTTTCTACCAGAGGCAGCACCGGCTGCCCCAGCCCTCCTGCCCAGAGCTGGCCACACTCACTGGCCAGTGTCTGACCTATGAGCCAACCCAGAGGCCATCATTCCGCACTATCCTGCGTGACCTCACCCGGCTGCAACCCTACA ATCTTGCTGATGTCTTGACTGTGAACCTGGACTCACCTGCGTCAGACCCTACTGTTTTCCACAAGCGCTATTTGAAAAAGATCCGAGATCTGGGCGAG GGCCACTTCGGTAAGGTCAGCTTGTATTGCTACGATCCGACCAACGATGGCACTGGCGAGATGGTGGCGGTGAAAGCCCTCAAGGCAGACTGCGGCCCCCAGCACCGCTCAGGCTGGAAGCAGGAGATTGACATTCTGCGCACGCTCTACCACGAGCACATCGTCAAGTACAAGGGCTGCAGCGAGGACCAAG GCGAGAAGTCGGTGCAACTGGTCATGGAGTACGTGCCACTGGGCAGCCTCCGAGACTACCTGCCCCGGCACAGCGTCGGGCTGGCCCAGCTGCTGCTCTTCGCCCAGCAGATCTGCGAG GTCTATCAACTCATGAAGAActgctgggagatggaggcatcCTTCCGCCCAACCTTCCAGAACCTCATACCCATCCTGAAGACAGTCCATGAGAAGTACCAAGGCCAGGCCCCTTCGGTGTTCAGTGTGTGCTAA
- the TYK2 gene encoding non-receptor tyrosine-protein kinase TYK2 isoform X8, giving the protein MPLRHRGTAKGGKPVGDGAQPVATMGGLKVLLHWAGPGGGDPWVIFSKSSLTAEEVCIHIAHKLGITPPCFNLFALFDAQAQVWLPPNHILEIPRDAGLMLYFRMRFYFRNWHGMNPQEPAVYRCGPPGAEASSDQTAQGMQLLDPASFEYLFEQGKHEFVNDVASLWELSSEEEIHHFKNESLGMAFLHLCHLALHHGVPLEEVAKKTSFKDCIPHSFRRQIRQHNALTRLRLRNVFRRFLRDFQPGCLSQQMVMVKYLATLERLAPRFGTEHMPVCHLRLLDQAEGEPCYIRDSGEAPTDPGPESAAGPPTHEVLVTGTGGIQWWPVQEEVSKEEASIRGSGSNLQASLSGKKAKAHKAIAQPADKPREPPRVYFCDFRDITHVVLKERRVSIHRQDNKCLELSLPSRAMALSFVSLVDGYFRLTADSSHYLCHEVAPPRLVMSIQDGIHGPLLEPFVQAKLRTEDGLYLIHWSTSHPYRLILTVAQRSQAPDGTQSLQLRKFPIEQQAGAFILEGWGRSFSSVRELGAALRGCSLKVGDDCFSLRRCCLPQPGETSNLIIMRGALASTRPLNLSQLSFHRVNQKEITQLSHLGQGTRTNVYEGRLRVEGSGGPEEGKMDDEFPPGPSRDCGQELRVVLKVLDPSHHDIALAFYETASLMSQVSHVHLAFVHGVCVRGPENIMVTEYVEHGPLDVWLRRERGCVPMAWKMVVAQQLASALSYLENKNLVHGNVCGRNILLARLGLEEGTSPFIKLSDPGVGLGALSREERVERIPWMAPECLPGGPNSLGTATDKWGFGATLLEICSDGEAPLQSRSPSEKERFYQRQHRLPQPSCPELATLTGQCLTYEPTQRPSFRTILRDLTRLQPYNLADVLTVNLDSPASDPTVFHKRYLKKIRDLGEGHFGKVSLYCYDPTNDGTGEMVAVKALKADCGPQHRSGWKQEIDILRTLYHEHIVKYKGCSEDQGEKSVQLVMEYVPLGSLRDYLPRHSVGLAQLLLFAQQICEGMAYLHAQHYIHRDLAARNVLLDNDRLVKIGDFGLAKAVPEGHEYYRVREDGDSPVFWYAPECLKEYKFYYASDVWSFGVTLYELLTHCASSQSPPTVYQLMKNCWEMEASFRPTFQNLIPILKTVHEKYQGQAPSVFSVC; this is encoded by the exons GTATCACTCCTCCCTGTTTCAATCTCTTCGCCCTCTTTGATGCCCAGGCCCAAGTCTGGTTGCCCCCAAACCACATCCTAGAGATCCCCAGAGACGCAGGCCTGATGCTGTATTTCCGCATGAG GTTTTATTTCCGGAATTGGCATGGCATGAATCCTCAGGAGCCAGCTGTGTACCGCTGTGGGCCCCCAGGAGCTGAGGCATCCTCAGATCAGACAGCACAAGGGATGCAACTCCTGGACCCAGCCTCATTTGAATACCTCTTTGAGCAG GGCAAGCATGAGTTTGTGAATGATGTGGCATCACTGTGGGAGCTGTCGAGCGAGGAGGAGATCCACCACTTTAAGAATGAGAGCCTGGGCATGGCCTTTCTGCACCTCTGTCACCTCGCCCTCCACCATGGCGTCCCCCTGGAGGAGGTGGCCAAGAAGACCAG CTTCAAGGACTGCATCCCGCACTCCTTCCGTCGGCAGATCCGGCAGCACAACGCCCTGACCCGGCTACGCCTTCGGAACGTCTTCCGCAGGTTCCTGCGGGACTTCCAGCCAGGCTGCCTCTCCCAGCAAATGGTCATGGTCAAATACCTGGCCACACTCGAGCGGCTGGCACCCCGCTTTGGCACAGAGCATATGCCCGTGTGCCACCTGAGGCTGCTGGACCAGGCTGAGGGGGAGCCCTGCTACATACGGGACAGTGGGGAGGCCCCTACAGACCCTGGCCCTGAGTCTGCTGCTGGGCCCCCCACCCACGAGGTGCTGGTGACAGGCACTGGTGGCATCCAGTGGTGGCCAGTACAGGAGGAGGTGAGCAAGGAGGAG GCTTCTATCAGGGGCAGCGGCAGCAATCTCCAAGCCAGCCTGTCTGGGAAGAAAGCCAAGGCTCACAAGGCAATCGCCCAGCCGGCGGACAAGCCGAGGGAGCCGCCTCGGGTCTACTTCTGTGACTTCCGGGACATCACCCATGTGGTGCTGAAAGAGCGCCGTGTCAGCATCCACCGGCAGGACAACAAGTGCCTG GAGCTGAGCCTGCCTTCTCGGGCTATGGCGCTGTCCTTCGTGTCACTGGTGGACGGCTATTTCCGCCTGACAGCCGACTCCAGCCACTACCTGTGCCACGAGGTGGCTCCCCCACGGCTGGTGATGAGCATCCAGGACGGGATCCATGGACCCCTGCT GGAGCCATTTGTGCAGGCCAAGCTGCGGACCGAGGATGGCCTGTACCTCATTCACTGGAGCACCAGCCACCCCTATCGCCTGATCCTCACGGTGGCCCAGCGTAGCCAG GCACCAGATGGCACGCAGAGCTTGCAGCTCCGGAAGTTCCCCATTGAGCAGCAGGCTGGGGCCTTCATACTGGAGGGCTGGGGCCGGTCCTTCTCCAGTGTTCGGGAACTTGGGGCTGCTTTGCGGGGCTGCTCACTGAAAGTAGGGGATGACTGCTTCTCTCTGCGTCGCTGTTGCCTGCCCCAACCAGGAG AAACCTCCAACCTCATCATCATGCGGGGGGCTCTGGCCAGCACCAGGCCACTCAACCTCAGCCAGCTCAGCTTCCACCGGGTCAACCAGAAGGAGATCAcccag CTGTCCCACTTGGGTCAGGGTACAAGGACCAATGTGTATGAGGGCCGCCTACgagtggagggcagtgggggCCCTGAGGAGGGCAAGATGGACGACGAGTTCCCCCCCGGGCCCAGCAGGGACTGTGGGCAGGAGCTGCGAGTGGTCCTTAAAGTGCTGGATCCTAGTCACCATGACATTGCCCTG GCCTTCTATGAGACAGCCAGCCTCATGAGCCAGGTCTCCCATGTGCACCTGGCCTTCGTGCATGGCGTCTGTGTGCGCGGCCCTGAAA ATATCATGGTGACAGAGTACGTGGAGCACGGGCCCCTGGACGTGTGGCTGCGGAGGGAGCGGGGCTGTGTGCCCATGGCTTGGAAGATGGTGGTGGCCCAGCAGCTGGCCAGCGCCCTCAGCTACCTG GAGAACAAGAACCTGGTTCACGGTAATGTGTGTGGCCGGAACATCCTGCTGGCACgtctggggctggaggagggcaCCAGCCCCTTCATCAAGCTGAGTGATCCCGGCGTGGGCCTGGGCGCCCTCTCCAGGGAGG AGCGCGTGGAACGGATCCCCTGGATGGCCCCCGAGTGCTTGCCAGGCGGGCCCAATAGCCTAGGCACTGCCACGGACAAGTGGGGCTTTGGTGCCACCCTCCTCGAGATCTGCTCTGATGGAGAGGCCCCCCTTCAGAGTCGCAGCCCCTCCGAG AAAGAGCGTTTCTACCAGAGGCAGCACCGGCTGCCCCAGCCCTCCTGCCCAGAGCTGGCCACACTCACTGGCCAGTGTCTGACCTATGAGCCAACCCAGAGGCCATCATTCCGCACTATCCTGCGTGACCTCACCCGGCTGCAACCCTACA ATCTTGCTGATGTCTTGACTGTGAACCTGGACTCACCTGCGTCAGACCCTACTGTTTTCCACAAGCGCTATTTGAAAAAGATCCGAGATCTGGGCGAG GGCCACTTCGGTAAGGTCAGCTTGTATTGCTACGATCCGACCAACGATGGCACTGGCGAGATGGTGGCGGTGAAAGCCCTCAAGGCAGACTGCGGCCCCCAGCACCGCTCAGGCTGGAAGCAGGAGATTGACATTCTGCGCACGCTCTACCACGAGCACATCGTCAAGTACAAGGGCTGCAGCGAGGACCAAG GCGAGAAGTCGGTGCAACTGGTCATGGAGTACGTGCCACTGGGCAGCCTCCGAGACTACCTGCCCCGGCACAGCGTCGGGCTGGCCCAGCTGCTGCTCTTCGCCCAGCAGATCTGCGAG GGCATGGCCTATCTGCACGCGCAGCACTACATCCACCGAGACCTAGCCGCGCGCAACGTGCTGCTGGACAACGACAGGCTGGTCAAGATCGGGGACTTTGGCCTAGCCAAGGCCGTGCCCGAAGGCCACGAGTACTACCGTGTGCGCGAGGATGGGGACAGCCCCGTGTTCTG GTATGCCCCAGAATGCCTGAAGGAGTATAAATTCTACTATGCGTCCGATGTCTGGTCCTTCGGGGTGACCCTGTATGAGCTGCTGACGCACTGTGCCTCCAGCCAGAGCCCCCCCACG GTCTATCAACTCATGAAGAActgctgggagatggaggcatcCTTCCGCCCAACCTTCCAGAACCTCATACCCATCCTGAAGACAGTCCATGAGAAGTACCAAGGCCAGGCCCCTTCGGTGTTCAGTGTGTGCTAA